One segment of Streptomyces sp. NA02950 DNA contains the following:
- a CDS encoding LysR family transcriptional regulator, translating to MLKPLHLTTLKAVVRSGSFAIAARDLGYTASAISQQISALEKETGLVLFEREAHGIRATTAAHRLVDLSARVLAAMDDLDHQVRELATGAVGRLRLGTFPTAGVRLVPAALSAAVAALPRAQIQLEEGEPDELVALLTQGDLDIALVYEYGLSPRQWPGGLTPHPLLREDLVLLRARGSGLSADLPHLARARWITSREGTAGALSLTRLCAAAGFDADVVFRSNNYDVVRELVSGGLGVAVVPALGHKDSEHIEATRLTRRSAHRTVLALHRDENSNPLLGTVLEALRRAVPRDERYLRPGGAA from the coding sequence ATGCTCAAGCCTCTGCATCTGACCACCCTGAAGGCCGTTGTCCGCAGCGGATCGTTCGCCATCGCCGCCCGCGACCTCGGCTACACCGCGTCCGCCATCTCCCAGCAGATCTCCGCGCTGGAGAAGGAGACCGGCCTGGTGCTGTTCGAGCGCGAGGCCCACGGCATCCGCGCCACCACCGCCGCCCACCGGCTGGTCGACCTCAGCGCCCGGGTCCTGGCCGCCATGGACGACCTGGACCACCAGGTGCGGGAGCTGGCCACCGGCGCCGTGGGCCGACTGCGGCTGGGCACCTTTCCCACCGCCGGTGTCCGGCTGGTGCCCGCAGCCCTGTCGGCCGCGGTCGCCGCCCTGCCCCGCGCGCAGATCCAGCTCGAGGAGGGCGAACCGGACGAGCTCGTCGCCCTGCTGACCCAGGGCGACCTGGACATCGCCCTGGTCTACGAGTACGGGCTCAGTCCACGGCAGTGGCCCGGCGGGCTCACCCCCCACCCGCTGCTGCGCGAGGACCTGGTGCTGCTGCGCGCCCGCGGCAGCGGGCTGAGCGCGGACCTCCCCCATCTGGCCCGCGCCCGCTGGATCACCAGCCGGGAGGGCACCGCGGGGGCGCTGTCGCTGACCCGGCTGTGCGCGGCGGCCGGGTTCGACGCCGATGTGGTCTTCCGCAGCAACAACTACGACGTGGTACGGGAGTTGGTGTCCGGCGGCCTCGGCGTGGCCGTCGTCCCGGCCCTCGGCCACAAGGACAGCGAACACATCGAGGCCACCCGGCTCACCCGGCGCTCGGCCCACCGCACCGTGCTGGCCCTGCACCGTGACGAGAACAGCAACCCGCTGCTCGGCACGGTGCTGGAGGCGCTGCGGCGCGCGGTGCCCCGAGACGAGCGGTATCTGCGGCCCGGCGGCGCCGCGTAG
- a CDS encoding amino acid permease — protein MSPANTPKPPRSALLGSGPQGIFRRTLPSEQPAGERMVRTLGLTQLTMIGIGAIIGAGIFSLAAAVARDVAGPAVLISFLVAGAASLCAAFAYAEFAGMVPKAGSSYTYCAAVLGEIVGWIVGWDLLLEYTAIVAVVAIGMSGYLGFLLDAVGIHLPTWALGAPGTGSGHRVDLLAMVICLGVAWLLTRGTRTSARVETVLTIVKIVIVLVVIVVGFTKVDSGNLHPFAPFGLGGAFTGAATVFFAVFGYDALSTAAEESVEARSKLPKAMMLSLGVSMVLYVLVCVVLTGMQHYSELNPNSGISSAFQSVGLSGLANVIAVGAVIGIVTVTFSFMMGASRLWYALSRDGLMPAWFGAIHPKRKVPHRATWLIGIVSAVLAGLLPINAVAELTNIGVLLAFVVVSASVLILRYRKPHLTRSFRCPGMPVVPVLGIVFSVWLMSFLQWETWVRLGCWLVVGLVLYASYGYRRTRQVMPGGSVDLDALEWMSDTDGAEDGAEDGDSTAAAPVR, from the coding sequence ATGTCCCCCGCCAACACACCGAAGCCGCCGCGGTCCGCGCTGCTGGGAAGCGGACCGCAGGGCATCTTCCGGCGCACACTCCCCTCCGAACAGCCCGCCGGGGAACGCATGGTGCGCACCCTGGGCCTCACCCAGCTGACGATGATCGGCATCGGTGCCATCATCGGGGCCGGGATCTTCAGCCTGGCCGCGGCCGTGGCCCGTGATGTGGCCGGTCCGGCCGTGCTGATCTCGTTCCTGGTGGCGGGGGCGGCGTCGCTGTGCGCGGCGTTCGCCTACGCCGAGTTCGCCGGGATGGTGCCCAAGGCGGGCTCGTCCTACACGTACTGCGCCGCGGTCCTGGGGGAGATCGTGGGCTGGATCGTGGGCTGGGACCTGCTGCTGGAGTACACGGCCATCGTCGCGGTGGTGGCCATCGGGATGTCGGGCTATCTGGGGTTCCTGCTGGACGCGGTCGGTATCCATCTGCCGACCTGGGCCCTGGGCGCGCCCGGCACCGGATCCGGGCACCGGGTCGACCTCCTGGCGATGGTGATCTGTCTGGGGGTGGCCTGGCTGCTGACCCGTGGCACCCGTACCTCGGCCCGGGTGGAGACGGTGCTGACCATCGTGAAGATCGTCATCGTGCTGGTGGTGATCGTGGTCGGGTTCACCAAGGTGGACTCCGGGAATCTGCATCCGTTCGCCCCCTTCGGCCTCGGCGGGGCGTTCACCGGGGCGGCGACGGTGTTCTTCGCGGTGTTCGGCTATGACGCGCTGAGCACGGCGGCGGAGGAGTCGGTGGAGGCCCGCAGCAAGCTGCCGAAGGCGATGATGCTGTCGCTGGGTGTCTCGATGGTGCTGTACGTGCTGGTGTGCGTCGTACTCACCGGGATGCAGCACTACAGCGAGCTGAATCCGAACAGCGGTATCTCCAGCGCCTTCCAGAGCGTCGGGCTGAGCGGACTGGCCAATGTGATCGCGGTCGGCGCGGTCATCGGCATCGTCACGGTGACGTTCTCGTTCATGATGGGCGCCTCCCGGCTGTGGTACGCGCTCAGCCGGGACGGGCTGATGCCCGCGTGGTTCGGCGCCATCCACCCCAAGCGCAAGGTGCCGCACCGCGCCACCTGGCTCATCGGCATCGTGTCCGCCGTGCTGGCGGGGCTGCTGCCCATCAACGCAGTGGCCGAACTGACCAATATCGGGGTGCTGCTGGCCTTCGTGGTGGTGTCCGCGTCCGTGCTGATCCTGCGCTACCGCAAGCCGCACCTCACCCGCTCCTTCCGGTGTCCGGGGATGCCGGTGGTCCCGGTGCTGGGCATCGTGTTCTCGGTCTGGCTGATGTCCTTCCTCCAGTGGGAGACCTGGGTGCGGCTGGGCTGCTGGCTCGTCGTGGGTCTGGTGCTCTACGCCTCGTACGGCTACCGGCGTACCCGTCAGGTGATGCCGGGCGGGTCGGTGGACCTGGACGCGCTGGAGTGGATGTCCGACACGGACGGCGCCGAGGACGGCGCCGAGGACGGCGACAGCACCGCGGCCGCCCCGGTGCGATAG